TAAATGGTTGAATACCTTCATCTTTCAGATAAGTTATCTCTTCTGAAATGCGCTTCATCAAAGCAGGATTTCCTGGGGCTAGATTACTTGCTCCAGATATACCAGTTGGTTTTGCTTCTTTGCCTTCACTGTACTCCACCACACTAGGACGAGAACGAAAATATCGGTCAGATGTAAATTTTTGACCAATCAAAGCTGAACCAATTTGTTCTCCCTGAATATTCTGCACGATACTGCCATTAGCTTCATAGGGAAATACAAATTGACCTACAGTCAGTATAACTAATGGATAGATAATCGCAGTTAACAACCAGAGAATTAAAGTAATACGAATTGCTTTAGTGATTTCTCTAAGAATAAACATAAAGAAATTTTAGATTTTAGATTTTGGATTTTGGATTGAGGATTAGAAATAACTTGGTCACTGGTCACTGTTAAACCAATCCTGCTACTGTTAGCAATATATCAATTAACTTAATGGCGATAAATGGTGCAATTACACCTCCCAATCCGTAAACAAAAATATTACGTTGTAATAATTGATTAGCTGTTAATGGTCTAAACTTTACACCTGTTAGCGCTAAAGGAATCAATGCTGGAATAATCAAAGCATTGTAGATCAAAGCTGATAGCACGGCTGAATTCGTACTGGTTAGTCTCATAACATTTAAACTTTGTAGATTAGCCGCAGCAAATAAAACTGGGATAATCGCAAAATATTTAGCAATATCATTGGCAAGGGAAAATGTTGTCAAAGCCCCACGCGTCATGAGGAGCTGTTTGCCAATAGCAACAATGTCAATGAGCTTTGTGGGATCGGAGTCTAAGTCTACCATGTTAGCAGCTTCTTTTGCTGCTTGAGTTCCTGTATTCATGGCTACACCAACATTTGCTTGAGCAAGCGCTGGTGCATCATTGGTTCCGTCTCCTGTCATTGCTACTAATTTTCCCTCTCCTTGTTCTCTTTGAATTACGGCAATTTTGTCTTCTGGGGTGGCTTCAGCGATAAAGTCATCGACTCCTGCTTCTTTTGCAATGACAGATGCTGTAATGCGGTTGTCGCCAGTTAGCATGACAGTTCGGACTCCCATTCGCCGCAACTGCTCAAAACGTTCGCGAATACCGGGTTTGATAATGTCTTTTAAATAGATTACACCGTATATCTCGCTATCAAAGGCTACAGCTAACGGTGTTCCTCCTAGTTGTGAGACTTTTTCGTAGGCTATATCAAGTTCTGCAGTACCATTTCCGTTACGGGAACGTACAAATCCTTTGATAGCTGAAACTGCACCTTTACGGGCTTGGCTACCATTCGGTAGGTTTGTACCACTCATGCGCGTTTTTGCTGAAAACTCTACTGCTTCTGCTTGGTCTCGTGGAAAATCAATTCTGGCTCCCAATCTTTCTGCTAGCCTGAAAATAGATTTACCTTCAGGTGTATCATCAAATATACTCGCTGCCAAAGCAACGTGGGCGATGTCTTCCATAGAATGACCGTTAATGGGGATAAACTCTTCAGCTAATCGGTTACCCAAAGTAATCGTACCTGTTTTATCAAGGATTAGGGTACTAACATCACCACAGGCTTCTACTGCCCTTCCTGAAGTCGCAATTACGTTAAACTGAGCAACTCGATCCATTCCGGCAATACCTATTGCACTGAGTAATCCTCCAATGGTGGTGGGGATCAATGCTACTAATAGCGCTACCAATATTGCAATATTAATGGAGTTTCCTACATATCCCGCGATCGCAGGAATTGTCATCACAACGAACAAAAAGACTAACGTCAAAACGGCTAACAACACCGTTAGAGCAATTTCGTTGGGTGTTTTTGTTCTTTGGGCTCCTTCCACTAAGGCAATCATTCTGTCAATAAACCCTTTACCTGGGTCTGCTGTAATTCGGATAATCAGTTCATCAGAAATAATTCGCGTACCACCAGTGACAGAACTTGCTACGTCCGATCCGGTTTCCTTAAGGACTGGTGCAGATTCTCCGGTAATTGCTGATTCATCAACACTGGCAACACCCATAATCACTTCCCCATCTGCAGGAATGACATCCCCGGCGACCACGTACACTGTATCACCTGTTCTTAAGCTAGTCGAAGAAACTTCAACAATTGCTCCATCATCTCCAAGTTTTTTAGTAACTGTTTCTGACTTCGTTGAACGTAGGGCATCAGCTTGTGCTTTACCTCTCCCTTCGGCAACTGCTTCAGCAAAGTTAGCAAATAAAACAGTGAAGAATAAAATGCCCGTCACCAATCCGTTAAAAAGACGCAAGTTATTTCCTGTAACCGGACCAAATAGGTAAGGGTTGACAGTCACTAATAAAGTAATGAGGGTCCCAACCCAAACCAAAAACATGACTGGGTTTTTAATTGCATATTTGGGGTTAAGCTTGACAAAAGCGTCTTTTATAGCTCTGCGGTAAATTCCTTTTGTGCGAACTTTCGATTTTTTACGTGCTTGGCGACGCTCACTTTTACGGGAATATGGTGGTCTGGGTGTTGAGTCCATAATGAATTGGGGAGTGGGGAGTAGGGAGTAGGGAGTAGGGAGTGGGGAGTGGGGAGTAGGGAGTAGGGAGTAGGGAGTAGGGAGTAGGGAGTAGGGAGTAGGGGGTTGGGAGTAGGGAGTAGGGAGTAGGGACAGTTCCCCATTCCCCACTCCCCACTCCCCATTCCCTTCATTTAAAGATTAAACCCTTCAGCTATGGGTCCTAAAGCTAAAACGGGGAAAAATGTAAGTACCCCTAAAATTAAAATGACTCCTGCGGTCACTGCTGTAAATAGGGTGGTATCTGTTCTAAGTGTTCCTGGTGTTTCTGGCACTGCTTGTTTGCGTGTCATACTATCGGCTAACAGCAAAATGACAATAATGGGGATATAACGCCCCATTAACAAGCTCAAGCAAGTGCTCAGGTTCCACCATAAAGTACTATCGCCCAACCCCTCTAAGCCAGAACCGTTATTGGCACTGGCTGAAGCATATTCATATACCACTCGCGAAATGTTGTGAAATTCAGGAGTGCCTGTATATCCTGGTGGTGGAACTTGAAACGCTAAAGATGTGGGAAATGCCAAGGCAATGGCACTGGGGATCAACACTGCGATTGGGTGAATCAGCAGCACTACGCTACTCAGAATTATTTCTTGCTTTTCTATTTTGCGCCCTAAAAATTCTGGTGTCCGTCCCACCATTAGCCCAGTCAGGAACACTGCAAGAATCAAGAAAATGAATAGGTATGCTGTTCCGGTTCCCTGTCCGCCCCAGACTATTTGTAAAAATAAGCTGAGCATTGTAGAAAAAATTCCCGGTGGCATTAAGGAATCGTGCATCCCGTTGACTGCACCGCACATAGTTCCTGTTGTCGTAATTGCCCACAGCGCTGTTTGCGCCCACCCAAATCTGAGTTCTTTTCCTTCTAAATTGGGCTGTGCTTCCAATTCTAATGCTTTGTTGACTATGGGATTGCCTTGGTACTCGCTAATGGCTGTTATACCAATCAAAATAACATAAATGATAAAGACCATCCAAAATAGCTGCCACGCTTGTTTGGTATTGTTAGCGAACAATCCGTAAGTAAAAATGAGTGCTGCTGGAATACTCAGCATGGCAAGGGTTTCTATGAGGTTAGAAATACTATTCGGATTCTCAAACGGGTGCGCTGAGTTCGCACTAAAAAAACCGCCACCGTTCTCTCCCAACTGTTTGATTATCTCAAAAGAAGCTACTGGTCCTCTTGCAAGATACTGTATACCTCCGTCTAAAGTTGTTAATTCTAGGGGTCCATTCATTGTTTGCGGTACACCTAAAGCCAGTAATCCGATCGCTCCTACTATTGAGATTGGCAGCAATACACGCGTGATGGAACGGGTTATGTCAATGTAAAAATTTCCTAGTGGTTTACCTGTTAAACCTCGTATAAAAGCAATCCCTACTGCCAACCCTGTAGCGGCTGAGGTAAACATCAAAAAACCCAAAGCTGTACTTTGACTGAAGTAACTGAGAGTGGTTTCTCCTGAGTAATGTTGCTGGTCTGTATTAGTTAAAAATGAAATAGTTGTGTGTAATACAATGTCCCATTTAGGAGCAGCTAATTTTGTGGGATTCCAGGGTAAAAATTTCTGAAGAGCAAGGAACGCACACACTACAATTCCCATCACAAGGTTACTGTACAGCAACGCTCTGATATACTGCCAACCCGTCATAGTGTCTTGTCTGGAAATCCCTACTAATAAATATATAATTCGTTCTAAGGGATTCATGACGAGATCGAGTAGCGTTTTTTCTCCCATAAAGACACGGGCTATGTATCTACCGAATAGCGGCGCGATCGCTATTAAGATACAGAGTGTCACTCCTATCTGCAAAAGTCCTTGTCCCATATATATAGCCCAAATTATAAGTTAGTAGTGTATAATGTTGCAAATCAAGCTAACTAGTCATTTATCATTTTATTATTGGAATATTCACTATGTTGCACCTATCTAATAAATTGCTATAAAATTCTCTTTTGTGTGAATATTTTTTTCTCCATCTATCTGTAGTATAAATTTTAGGTTTTCAAGTAAGTAGAGCTAAATCCCACTAAAAGATGGTGGTGGGCATTGCTACTTACGTATATTTCAAAAATCAGGTAGGATTCCTATAGATAAAAATTACAGATTTTGGCTTCCAAAATAGTATATCTTTCTACTGGTAAACCTAACGAGACTGATTTGATATTTGCTTGATTTACTTACAAATATAACTTTTTATTAAAAAACTCTATATTTGTAGCATTTTGTGAATGCGACTGCATATTCAGCGACCAGTGACAAATG
This genomic interval from Scytonema hofmannii PCC 7110 contains the following:
- the kdpC gene encoding K(+)-transporting ATPase subunit C, whose product is MFILREITKAIRITLILWLLTAIIYPLVILTVGQFVFPYEANGSIVQNIQGEQIGSALIGQKFTSDRYFRSRPSVVEYSEGKEAKPTGISGASNLAPGNPALMKRISEEITYLKDEGIQPFTDLVYASGSGLDPHISVKAAREQLERVARARELRPDEVLPFINKFTEGRFFGIFGEPGVNVLKLNYALDLDEFNRQQQNR
- the kdpB gene encoding potassium-transporting ATPase subunit KdpB, coding for MDSTPRPPYSRKSERRQARKKSKVRTKGIYRRAIKDAFVKLNPKYAIKNPVMFLVWVGTLITLLVTVNPYLFGPVTGNNLRLFNGLVTGILFFTVLFANFAEAVAEGRGKAQADALRSTKSETVTKKLGDDGAIVEVSSTSLRTGDTVYVVAGDVIPADGEVIMGVASVDESAITGESAPVLKETGSDVASSVTGGTRIISDELIIRITADPGKGFIDRMIALVEGAQRTKTPNEIALTVLLAVLTLVFLFVVMTIPAIAGYVGNSINIAILVALLVALIPTTIGGLLSAIGIAGMDRVAQFNVIATSGRAVEACGDVSTLILDKTGTITLGNRLAEEFIPINGHSMEDIAHVALAASIFDDTPEGKSIFRLAERLGARIDFPRDQAEAVEFSAKTRMSGTNLPNGSQARKGAVSAIKGFVRSRNGNGTAELDIAYEKVSQLGGTPLAVAFDSEIYGVIYLKDIIKPGIRERFEQLRRMGVRTVMLTGDNRITASVIAKEAGVDDFIAEATPEDKIAVIQREQGEGKLVAMTGDGTNDAPALAQANVGVAMNTGTQAAKEAANMVDLDSDPTKLIDIVAIGKQLLMTRGALTTFSLANDIAKYFAIIPVLFAAANLQSLNVMRLTSTNSAVLSALIYNALIIPALIPLALTGVKFRPLTANQLLQRNIFVYGLGGVIAPFIAIKLIDILLTVAGLV
- the kdpA gene encoding potassium-transporting ATPase subunit KdpA, translating into MGQGLLQIGVTLCILIAIAPLFGRYIARVFMGEKTLLDLVMNPLERIIYLLVGISRQDTMTGWQYIRALLYSNLVMGIVVCAFLALQKFLPWNPTKLAAPKWDIVLHTTISFLTNTDQQHYSGETTLSYFSQSTALGFLMFTSAATGLAVGIAFIRGLTGKPLGNFYIDITRSITRVLLPISIVGAIGLLALGVPQTMNGPLELTTLDGGIQYLARGPVASFEIIKQLGENGGGFFSANSAHPFENPNSISNLIETLAMLSIPAALIFTYGLFANNTKQAWQLFWMVFIIYVILIGITAISEYQGNPIVNKALELEAQPNLEGKELRFGWAQTALWAITTTGTMCGAVNGMHDSLMPPGIFSTMLSLFLQIVWGGQGTGTAYLFIFLILAVFLTGLMVGRTPEFLGRKIEKQEIILSSVVLLIHPIAVLIPSAIALAFPTSLAFQVPPPGYTGTPEFHNISRVVYEYASASANNGSGLEGLGDSTLWWNLSTCLSLLMGRYIPIIVILLLADSMTRKQAVPETPGTLRTDTTLFTAVTAGVILILGVLTFFPVLALGPIAEGFNL